Proteins from one Mucilaginibacter jinjuensis genomic window:
- a CDS encoding PorP/SprF family type IX secretion system membrane protein: MKKSLILAVFLLTSLFASAQDHMYSQFFNSPIYLNPALTGQFQGDLRMNMIYRNQWSTLGSGNGFQYLTASIDYNVPQFGGGFGLMFTRSSEGTAYLNTNNIAGTYSYSVGSEDYVLSFGLQAGITNRTIDFSKLIFSDQIDPRLGYLPGSATAAEQPAYDNRFYFDAGAGINLVAGKFMIGTAMQHLNQPDESFSGVKVKLPVRTTAHASYMLDLSGEDNIDDEDKPYLIPSVVFYKQVTSSSLNVGMQFKRRGINAGLWYRNGGVDGPSAIVVSLIFDIFVNKDGGEKFRFGISHDAQTSKLNYTNTSGTTEGSLDYETTLPSRSDPYRKFQDARRCYDFY, from the coding sequence ATGAAGAAGAGTTTAATATTAGCCGTTTTCCTATTAACAAGCCTGTTTGCTTCAGCGCAGGATCACATGTATTCGCAGTTCTTTAACTCTCCTATTTACCTTAACCCTGCATTAACCGGGCAGTTTCAAGGAGATTTACGCATGAACATGATTTACCGTAATCAATGGTCGACATTGGGAAGTGGTAACGGTTTCCAATACCTTACCGCATCTATCGATTATAACGTACCCCAGTTTGGTGGCGGCTTTGGTTTAATGTTTACCCGCAGCAGCGAGGGTACAGCCTATCTTAACACCAACAACATTGCAGGGACGTACTCTTACAGTGTTGGTTCTGAAGACTATGTACTTTCATTTGGTTTACAGGCAGGTATCACTAACCGTACCATCGATTTCAGTAAACTTATTTTCAGTGACCAGATAGACCCTAGGCTGGGTTATTTGCCGGGCTCTGCAACTGCTGCCGAACAGCCTGCTTACGATAATCGCTTTTATTTTGATGCAGGTGCAGGTATTAACCTGGTTGCAGGTAAGTTTATGATAGGCACAGCTATGCAACACTTAAACCAGCCCGATGAATCTTTCAGCGGTGTTAAAGTTAAGCTACCTGTCCGCACCACCGCCCATGCAAGTTACATGCTTGATCTCTCAGGAGAGGATAATATTGACGATGAAGACAAACCTTATCTTATTCCATCAGTTGTGTTTTACAAACAGGTAACCTCATCCAGCCTAAATGTGGGTATGCAATTTAAAAGGCGCGGTATAAATGCAGGTTTATGGTACCGTAACGGCGGCGTAGACGGGCCAAGCGCAATAGTTGTGTCCCTGATATTCGATATTTTTGTGAATAAGGATGGCGGCGAAAAGTTCCGTTTCGGTATTAGTCACGATGCACAAACTTCAAAGTTAAATTATACTAATACCAGCGGTACAACAGAGGGTAGTCTGGATTATGAAACCACGCTCCCATCACGTTCAGACCCATATCGTAAATTCCAGGATGCCAGGCGTTGTTATGATTTTTACTAG
- a CDS encoding OsmC family protein, with the protein MALNLIRESVGSAQAKTGLTQYQTIVTRNKHALVIDEPESSKGTDTGIDPVGLLMSSLASCTSITLRMYIDRKMWIVDEITVNVEMFKINGGTVFERTLHFKGELNDDQKKRLEQIADACPIHKILVGDIMVKTQIV; encoded by the coding sequence ATGGCATTAAATTTAATTCGCGAATCTGTAGGCAGTGCCCAGGCAAAAACCGGTTTAACCCAATACCAAACTATTGTTACCAGGAACAAGCATGCGCTTGTGATTGATGAGCCTGAATCATCGAAAGGTACAGATACAGGCATTGACCCGGTTGGTTTATTAATGAGTAGCCTGGCCAGTTGTACCTCTATTACCTTGCGCATGTATATCGACCGTAAGATGTGGATAGTGGACGAGATTACCGTGAATGTAGAAATGTTTAAGATAAACGGTGGGACTGTATTTGAACGAACCCTGCATTTTAAAGGCGAACTAAACGACGACCAAAAGAAACGCCTTGAACAAATTGCTGATGCCTGCCCTATCCATAAAATATTAGTGGGCGATATTATGGTTAAAACCCAGATTGTATAA
- a CDS encoding mechanosensitive ion channel family protein, which translates to MSLPNKLPPELLEISERMPSIVWNALVAGIAIFIGLIAKAIITRILKYYEKKADYKIYSFFRSFIIHLGVPFTYFIPLFLLNISLPLMRMDKLYYDPLDRLIDILLTLAFANILISCIRVGEDYIYHLYDLNKADNLKERKIRTQLSFIRKLVVAIIIFVTIAIILLSFESMRKIGTGLLTGVGVGGIIVGFAAQTSLGNLLAGFQIAFTQPIRIDDVLVVEGEWGRVEDITLTYVVLRIWDQRRLILPINYFITKPFQNWTRISADILGTVFIYMDYSIPIEPLRKEFDDLLTKTKLWDGKVKVLQITDAKEKTIEIRLLMSSGNSSDAFDLRCFIRENMITYIQKNYPESLPKLRAEFIGTPFQTPPSAELGNAVKQP; encoded by the coding sequence ATGAGTTTACCGAACAAATTACCTCCTGAACTGCTCGAAATTTCTGAAAGAATGCCATCCATTGTTTGGAATGCATTGGTGGCCGGCATAGCTATATTTATAGGTTTAATAGCCAAGGCTATCATTACACGTATATTAAAATATTATGAGAAGAAAGCCGATTATAAGATTTATTCCTTCTTCCGCTCCTTCATCATACACTTGGGTGTACCCTTCACTTATTTTATCCCACTTTTTTTATTAAATATATCATTGCCGCTGATGCGGATGGATAAGTTGTATTATGACCCGCTCGACAGGCTGATTGATATTCTTCTCACGCTCGCTTTTGCCAACATATTAATAAGCTGTATACGTGTAGGTGAAGATTATATTTATCACCTGTATGACCTTAACAAAGCCGATAATTTAAAAGAACGGAAAATACGCACACAATTATCCTTTATCCGGAAGCTTGTTGTGGCTATTATCATCTTTGTAACCATCGCCATTATTTTACTCAGCTTTGAGAGTATGCGTAAAATTGGCACAGGCTTACTTACCGGTGTTGGTGTTGGCGGTATTATAGTAGGTTTTGCTGCACAAACCTCGTTAGGGAACTTGTTAGCAGGTTTTCAGATTGCTTTTACCCAGCCTATCCGTATTGATGATGTACTGGTTGTAGAAGGCGAATGGGGGCGTGTGGAGGATATTACACTTACCTACGTGGTGTTAAGAATTTGGGATCAGCGCAGGCTGATTTTACCGATCAATTATTTTATAACGAAGCCATTTCAAAACTGGACGCGGATTTCTGCAGATATTTTGGGTACGGTGTTCATCTACATGGATTATTCAATTCCAATTGAACCCTTGCGTAAAGAGTTTGATGATTTGCTTACTAAAACCAAATTGTGGGACGGTAAAGTAAAAGTGTTACAGATTACGGATGCCAAGGAGAAAACCATTGAAATCCGTTTGTTGATGAGCTCAGGTAATTCATCAGACGCGTTTGACCTGCGTTGTTTTATCCGTGAAAATATGATCACGTACATACAAAAGAATTACCCGGAAAGCCTTCCAAAATTGCGTGCCGAATTTATTGGTACTCCGTTCCAAACACCACCCTCAGCAGAGCTGGGTAACGCAGTTAAGCAGCCGTAA
- a CDS encoding DUF4126 family protein yields MALKLTDPFWQTIGLGTLAGMRAMSAPAITSHILSHHHSNKLEGGPLNLMQSEKVAMVLKVLAVGEFLGDKLPSAPNRINPIGLTGRFLSGALAGASIYKASGNNAMTGALIGGTTAAASTFVSFFIRKNTVKRTTILDPVIGMIEDALVAASGATLVTAA; encoded by the coding sequence ATGGCATTAAAACTAACAGACCCATTTTGGCAAACTATAGGTTTAGGTACATTGGCAGGCATGCGTGCCATGTCAGCACCGGCAATAACCAGTCATATACTAAGTCATCACCATTCTAATAAGTTAGAAGGAGGGCCTCTTAACCTCATGCAATCAGAGAAAGTGGCCATGGTTTTAAAAGTATTAGCAGTGGGCGAATTTTTAGGTGATAAATTACCATCAGCCCCAAACAGAATTAATCCAATAGGCCTAACCGGGCGATTCTTATCGGGTGCATTGGCCGGGGCAAGTATCTACAAGGCATCGGGAAATAATGCAATGACCGGCGCTTTAATAGGCGGTACAACTGCGGCTGCATCAACTTTTGTAAGCTTCTTTATCCGTAAAAATACAGTGAAGCGTACCACTATCTTAGATCCGGTTATCGGCATGATAGAAGACGCTTTGGTAGCAGCCAGCGGGGCAACTTTAGTTACGGCTGCTTAA
- a CDS encoding efflux RND transporter permease subunit, with amino-acid sequence MKDLDKEFGPSSWAIDNKTAVYVMIFLITLLGLLSYNRLPKENFPDIAQSKVYITTAYAGQSPQNIETLVTKQLEKQLKSLKGLKKVTSNTQQNVSIITAEFNADIKIKDAKQDVKDAVDKAKQDLPQNDNNLKESVISDINVADLPILYINISGNYDLKKLKEYADNIKDDIEGMKEISKVEEVGALKPNIQINVDLNKMTAAQISYNDIIQAVGNENVISSAGALVNDGVQRAIDIKQDFKSADEVNALIIRNPQGKAVYLRDIAQVVDGFQDQESFARLKTPNNPNFKNVITLNVSKRSGENLIEASDKIYDLIKVKQKTVFPKGLDITITGDQSDKTRSTLNDLINTIIIGFILVTVILMFFMGSTNAIFVALSVPLSCFIAFLVMPAIGFTLNMIVLFSFLLALGIVVDDAIVVIENTHRIFNNGAVPIKQAAKMAAGEVFLPVFSGTMTTLAPFVPLAFWNSLIGHFMFFLPITLIITLLASLLVAYIMNPVFAVDFMKPHHEGEHDNPKFDKKVLRVLMFMGGAAVLGYLMNRGVGNFVVFAILLYLLNHFVLLRVIDKFQKNLWPRFQNWYARILEKAVQSPWWILGGVIVLFFVSIAFTVVSNLKVEQFPSGDPNFAYVYVTMPIGTDQNYTNDVVAKLEKRVAQVVEPDKDVVSSIISNVSVGVTDPTDEDQGTYYNKGKITVAFVEFAKRNGKDTKAILNRIRQTVQGVPGAKISVAQENSGPPVQKDISLEITGDNLDTLVKTAERMKKYIDQQKIAGIEGLVPDVENVKPEIVFDINRERANREGITTAQITQSLLTSVYGWKASDFRNTKEDNYEINVRAQEDQRYNIDLLRNMKMTYRDLASGGAIRQVPISAFTDIRYTNTYANIKHKQSRRVLTLGSSVIKPYNPTEVNAAITSALRTFRFPDGVTYKMGGAQEDQIETATFLGTALMISFGLILIILMAQFNSVGKTFIILSEIFFSIIGVLLGLSTFHMTFSIVMTGVGIIALAGVVVRNGILLVEFTDMLMEETHNVHDAVVEAARTRMTPVLLTASAAIMGLIPLAVGFNIDFVGLFTDFKPHIYFGGDNVAFWGPLSWTMIFGLGFATIITLILVPCMYIIRIRLKDRFFKKKTVVEEKELTPAV; translated from the coding sequence ATGAAAGATTTAGACAAAGAATTTGGCCCCTCGAGTTGGGCCATAGATAACAAAACAGCAGTTTATGTAATGATATTCCTCATTACGTTACTCGGGCTGTTGAGTTATAACAGGTTACCAAAAGAGAACTTCCCGGATATTGCTCAGTCGAAAGTGTATATCACTACTGCGTATGCGGGCCAGTCTCCTCAAAATATTGAGACACTGGTAACCAAACAATTGGAGAAGCAACTAAAGTCGTTAAAGGGCTTAAAAAAGGTTACTTCAAATACCCAGCAAAACGTATCAATAATAACGGCTGAATTTAACGCTGATATTAAAATCAAGGATGCTAAACAGGATGTGAAAGATGCGGTTGATAAAGCCAAACAGGATTTACCACAGAATGATAACAATCTGAAAGAATCTGTTATCTCCGACATCAACGTAGCCGATTTGCCTATTCTATACATCAATATTTCTGGTAACTACGACCTGAAAAAATTGAAGGAATATGCAGATAATATCAAGGATGATATTGAGGGCATGAAAGAAATATCTAAAGTTGAGGAAGTTGGTGCCTTAAAGCCTAACATCCAGATCAACGTAGATTTGAATAAGATGACGGCTGCTCAAATCAGTTATAATGATATCATCCAGGCTGTGGGTAATGAAAACGTGATTTCATCGGCGGGTGCACTCGTAAATGATGGTGTACAGCGAGCTATAGATATTAAACAGGACTTTAAAAGTGCAGACGAGGTTAACGCCTTAATTATCCGTAACCCGCAAGGCAAGGCAGTATATCTGCGCGATATTGCCCAGGTTGTAGATGGGTTTCAGGATCAGGAGAGTTTTGCACGTTTAAAAACGCCTAACAACCCTAATTTTAAAAATGTAATTACACTTAACGTTAGTAAAAGATCGGGTGAAAACCTGATCGAGGCTTCAGATAAGATCTATGACCTGATTAAAGTAAAACAAAAAACAGTTTTCCCTAAAGGATTAGATATTACCATTACCGGCGACCAGTCTGACAAAACACGTTCTACCCTGAACGATTTGATCAATACGATCATCATTGGTTTTATATTGGTTACCGTTATCCTGATGTTTTTTATGGGTAGCACCAATGCTATTTTCGTGGCCTTGTCGGTACCGCTATCATGCTTTATCGCTTTCCTTGTAATGCCGGCAATTGGGTTTACTCTCAATATGATTGTGTTGTTCTCCTTCCTGCTGGCGCTGGGTATTGTGGTGGATGATGCCATTGTGGTAATTGAAAACACGCATCGGATATTTAATAATGGAGCTGTACCAATTAAACAAGCCGCTAAAATGGCTGCAGGTGAAGTATTCTTACCCGTATTCTCTGGTACCATGACTACGCTCGCACCGTTTGTGCCTTTGGCATTCTGGAACAGCTTAATCGGTCACTTCATGTTCTTCCTGCCAATTACGCTGATCATTACCTTATTAGCGTCGTTATTGGTAGCCTATATTATGAACCCGGTTTTCGCGGTTGATTTTATGAAACCTCACCATGAAGGCGAGCATGATAATCCAAAATTCGATAAGAAGGTATTACGTGTATTGATGTTTATGGGTGGTGCTGCTGTTTTAGGCTATCTGATGAACAGAGGGGTAGGTAACTTCGTTGTATTTGCCATTCTATTATACTTGTTAAATCACTTTGTGCTGTTACGGGTGATCGATAAATTCCAAAAAAATCTCTGGCCGCGTTTCCAAAACTGGTATGCCCGCATATTGGAAAAAGCAGTTCAAAGCCCATGGTGGATATTGGGAGGCGTTATTGTGCTGTTCTTCGTAAGTATTGCCTTTACAGTTGTAAGTAACCTTAAGGTAGAGCAGTTCCCATCGGGCGACCCTAACTTTGCTTATGTATATGTGACGATGCCAATTGGTACCGATCAGAATTATACCAACGATGTGGTAGCTAAATTGGAGAAACGTGTTGCACAGGTTGTTGAGCCGGATAAAGACGTGGTATCATCTATCATCTCTAACGTTTCGGTAGGGGTAACAGACCCAACAGATGAAGATCAGGGCACTTACTATAACAAAGGAAAAATCACAGTTGCCTTCGTTGAATTTGCGAAGCGGAATGGAAAAGATACTAAAGCAATATTGAACAGGATTCGCCAGACAGTTCAAGGTGTTCCCGGTGCTAAAATTTCAGTAGCGCAGGAAAACTCTGGCCCACCGGTACAAAAGGATATCAGCCTTGAAATAACCGGCGATAACCTTGATACATTGGTTAAAACTGCCGAACGTATGAAAAAGTACATCGATCAGCAAAAAATTGCAGGTATTGAAGGTTTAGTACCCGATGTAGAGAATGTTAAACCCGAGATTGTGTTTGATATTAACCGTGAACGTGCTAACCGCGAGGGTATTACAACGGCCCAGATAACTCAATCTTTGCTTACTTCTGTATATGGCTGGAAGGCTTCTGATTTTAGAAATACTAAAGAAGATAACTATGAAATAAACGTGCGCGCACAGGAAGATCAGCGTTATAATATCGATCTGTTGCGTAATATGAAAATGACCTATCGCGATTTAGCCAGTGGTGGTGCAATCCGCCAGGTACCTATCTCGGCTTTTACAGATATTCGTTATACCAATACGTATGCTAATATCAAGCACAAGCAATCGAGACGTGTTTTAACTCTGGGATCGAGCGTTATCAAGCCTTATAATCCTACAGAAGTTAACGCAGCTATAACAAGCGCACTGCGTACCTTCAGGTTCCCCGATGGGGTAACTTATAAAATGGGTGGTGCGCAGGAAGACCAGATAGAAACGGCAACCTTCCTGGGTACAGCGTTAATGATCTCATTCGGATTGATCCTCATCATTCTGATGGCGCAGTTTAACTCGGTTGGTAAAACGTTTATCATCCTCAGTGAGATCTTCTTCAGTATTATTGGTGTGTTACTTGGCTTAAGTACCTTCCACATGACGTTCTCTATCGTAATGACCGGTGTAGGTATCATTGCCCTTGCGGGTGTGGTAGTACGTAACGGTATCTTACTGGTTGAGTTTACCGATATGCTGATGGAAGAAACCCACAACGTGCACGATGCCGTGGTTGAAGCTGCACGTACCCGTATGACGCCGGTATTGTTAACAGCCAGCGCTGCCATTATGGGCTTAATACCATTGGCCGTTGGTTTCAATATCGATTTCGTTGGTTTGTTTACCGACTTTAAACCGCATATCTATTTCGGTGGTGATAACGTTGCCTTCTGGGGGCCATTATCGTGGACTATGATCTTCGGTTTGGGTTTTGCAACTATTATTACCCTGATACTGGTGCCGTGTATGTACATCATCCGAATCCGTCTTAAAGATCGTTTCTTTAAAAAGAAAACGGTTGTTGAGGAGAAGGAGCTGACTCCGGCGGTTTAA
- a CDS encoding efflux RND transporter periplasmic adaptor subunit yields the protein MKKILYTSTVALMALAACNNKPKDPKAELADLKKQQSEIAGKIAALETKGGAQDSAKVTDVNVVEVKQGNFTNYIQIQGRIDAQDNVTAYPQSPGTITSIYVKVGDHVSKGQTLVQLDDNVLKQNIAQVATQVDLNKTLYQRQKNLWDQKIGTEVQFLQAKTALEGSQKQLASLQQQAVMYSIKSPINGTVDQMDLKLGQVAQPGQNGIRIVNADVLKVKADVPESYSGRVNQGDHVKILVPDAADSLDAVVTFAAKVIDPGSRSFAVEVKLPSRKTLRPNMTATLKIADYNSKTALVVPFKAIQKSEQGDYVFVDDNGIAKQKTVKVGRVYGGSAEILSGISAGDKLVTDGANDIEDGDKVKASSAN from the coding sequence ATGAAAAAAATATTATACACCAGTACAGTTGCTTTAATGGCTTTGGCGGCCTGCAACAACAAGCCAAAAGACCCTAAAGCCGAACTGGCAGACCTGAAAAAACAACAATCTGAAATTGCAGGAAAAATTGCAGCGCTTGAAACTAAAGGCGGAGCACAGGATTCGGCAAAAGTTACTGATGTTAACGTGGTTGAAGTAAAGCAAGGCAATTTTACTAACTACATACAAATACAGGGCCGTATTGATGCGCAGGATAACGTAACTGCTTATCCGCAATCGCCGGGTACAATTACATCTATTTATGTAAAGGTGGGCGACCACGTAAGCAAAGGCCAGACACTGGTTCAATTGGATGATAACGTGTTGAAACAAAACATTGCCCAGGTTGCAACCCAGGTTGATTTAAACAAAACTTTATACCAGCGCCAAAAGAACCTTTGGGATCAAAAAATTGGTACAGAGGTACAATTCCTGCAAGCAAAAACTGCTTTAGAAGGCAGCCAAAAACAACTGGCTTCGTTACAGCAACAGGCTGTAATGTATAGCATCAAATCGCCAATTAATGGTACTGTTGACCAAATGGATTTGAAATTGGGTCAGGTTGCTCAGCCGGGCCAAAATGGCATCCGTATTGTAAATGCCGATGTATTAAAGGTTAAGGCCGATGTACCAGAGTCTTATTCTGGCCGCGTAAACCAGGGCGACCATGTTAAAATATTGGTTCCTGATGCTGCCGATTCACTGGATGCTGTGGTAACATTTGCTGCTAAAGTAATTGATCCGGGATCGCGCAGTTTTGCTGTGGAGGTAAAATTACCAAGCCGCAAAACATTGCGCCCTAACATGACAGCTACCTTAAAAATTGCCGATTATAATAGCAAAACTGCATTAGTTGTTCCTTTTAAAGCAATTCAAAAATCGGAGCAGGGCGATTATGTTTTTGTTGATGACAATGGTATCGCTAAACAAAAAACGGTTAAGGTAGGCAGAGTTTACGGTGGCAGTGCCGAAATATTATCAGGCATCTCAGCAGGTGATAAACTGGTAACTGATGGTGCAAATGATATTGAAGATGGTGATAAAGTTAAAGCTTCATCAGCTAATTAA
- a CDS encoding TolC family protein — MKNVIKAGLVLCMATLNSYAQQTPAVSPSYDFTLADCIQYAYLHQDTIVNARLDVKSAEYKVKETTGIGLPQINGSASFLDYVKIPTTLIPGEFIGQPGTYIPLKFGVKYQSNLGLDASQILFDGSYLVGLKASKTYKELSQRNVTRSLIEANVQVTKAYYQVLVSGESIKLLDANIKQIKEQYDQTAAQNKQGFVEKIDVDRVSVQLNDLVTTRANTLRLLVLNIQMLKFQMGMPIETQLTLKDKLEDVKLEETETILAATDTAAYHKRVEYSLYETQLKLNKLDLQRQKSQFLPTLSAVANYTSSYQNNSFNTLYNSQFPSSYIGINLKVPIFNGFQRTNQVKQAKISVQKTQNDMDNLKNALNLQTSAARIGYINGLQTLNNQKHNREVAEEVLRVSRIKYQQGVGSSIEVTQAETSLVTADNSYIQGLYNALISKVDLDRAYGRIQ; from the coding sequence ATGAAGAATGTAATTAAAGCGGGATTGGTGTTATGCATGGCTACCTTAAACAGTTATGCACAGCAAACGCCTGCGGTTAGTCCGTCCTATGATTTTACACTGGCGGATTGTATTCAATATGCATACTTACACCAGGATACCATAGTAAATGCACGCCTGGATGTTAAGAGCGCCGAATACAAAGTAAAAGAAACAACAGGCATCGGTTTGCCTCAAATTAATGGTTCGGCCTCATTTTTAGATTATGTAAAAATACCAACCACCTTAATACCGGGTGAGTTTATAGGGCAGCCGGGTACTTATATCCCCCTTAAATTTGGTGTAAAATACCAGTCTAATTTAGGTTTGGATGCAAGCCAGATCTTGTTCGATGGCAGTTACCTCGTTGGCTTAAAGGCTTCAAAAACCTACAAAGAGCTTTCGCAGCGTAATGTTACACGTAGTTTAATAGAAGCCAATGTGCAGGTTACTAAAGCTTACTACCAGGTATTAGTTAGCGGCGAAAGCATTAAGTTACTTGATGCCAATATTAAACAGATTAAAGAGCAGTACGACCAAACTGCTGCCCAGAATAAACAAGGCTTTGTTGAAAAGATTGATGTTGACCGTGTAAGCGTACAACTAAATGATTTGGTTACTACACGCGCCAACACGCTTAGGTTATTGGTACTTAATATCCAGATGCTTAAGTTTCAAATGGGTATGCCTATTGAAACCCAGTTAACGCTTAAAGATAAGTTAGAGGATGTTAAGCTTGAAGAAACTGAAACTATACTTGCCGCTACAGATACAGCAGCTTACCATAAACGGGTAGAGTATAGTTTATATGAAACACAATTGAAATTAAACAAACTCGATCTTCAAAGACAGAAATCACAGTTCCTGCCAACGCTGTCTGCTGTTGCAAACTATACTTCGTCTTATCAGAATAACAGCTTTAATACTTTATATAACTCACAGTTTCCGTCGAGCTATATTGGCATTAATCTGAAAGTTCCAATTTTCAATGGTTTCCAACGTACTAACCAGGTTAAGCAGGCCAAAATTTCTGTTCAAAAAACACAGAACGATATGGACAACCTGAAGAATGCTTTAAACCTGCAAACCAGTGCTGCTCGTATTGGCTACATCAACGGCTTGCAAACTTTAAACAACCAAAAGCATAACCGTGAGGTTGCAGAAGAGGTATTAAGGGTTTCAAGGATTAAATACCAGCAGGGAGTGGGCTCAAGCATTGAGGTAACCCAGGCCGAAACATCATTAGTAACGGCAGATAACAGTTATATACAAGGTTTATACAATGCCTTAATCAGCAAAGTAGATCTTGACAGAGCATACGGACGCATTCAATAA
- a CDS encoding TetR/AcrR family transcriptional regulator — protein MSQTQRILEGAFELFMQAGIKSVTMDDIAKHLGMSKKTIYQHFSDKNELVVELVKERLEHDKKDINDIMAQSGNVIEKMLNMMKCSEDLIARMNPIVMHDMQKYHSDAWKEFQAFKAEIMVDTLVDLLNKGKEQGYIRPEIDAKIMALMRVAQIETGFNNAIFPFNEFNVWTVQQQFFEHFNYGICTLKGYKLLNEYQNINQE, from the coding sequence ATGAGTCAGACACAGAGGATATTAGAAGGAGCGTTTGAGCTTTTTATGCAGGCCGGCATAAAGAGCGTGACCATGGATGATATTGCGAAGCACTTAGGGATGTCGAAAAAAACCATCTATCAGCATTTCTCTGACAAAAATGAACTGGTGGTAGAATTGGTTAAAGAGCGACTGGAACACGATAAGAAAGATATAAATGATATTATGGCGCAGTCTGGCAATGTGATTGAAAAGATGCTGAACATGATGAAGTGTTCGGAAGATCTGATTGCCCGCATGAACCCGATTGTAATGCACGATATGCAGAAATATCATTCGGATGCGTGGAAAGAGTTTCAGGCTTTTAAGGCAGAGATCATGGTAGATACGCTTGTTGATCTGTTAAATAAGGGCAAGGAGCAAGGTTACATCCGCCCCGAAATTGATGCCAAAATAATGGCATTGATGCGGGTTGCACAAATAGAAACAGGCTTTAATAATGCCATTTTCCCTTTTAATGAATTTAATGTGTGGACGGTACAGCAACAGTTTTTTGAGCATTTTAACTACGGCATCTGTACACTAAAAGGCTACAAATTGCTTAACGAATACCAAAATATAAATCAGGAATAA